In Terriglobus aquaticus, the genomic window GCTGGTCAAAGAAGCGGCTGCGCACCACACCACCCTTTGCCGTCACGTTGAAGGAGCCCAGCTTGGGGTTGAACAGCGCCATCGTCGTCGGCAGAAAGATGTACGGCGCCAGCACCGTCTCGTAGATCTCGTTCCAGAACGAGTGCCGGTGTTGGCCCTGGATGCGCGAGTTCGTCATGGACGAAAGCACCAGGTGCGGAAACGCATACGCCAGGATCGCCGCCCAGTATCCGGGAACGTTTGTGTAACCCCAGATCAGGTAGATCAACGGAGCAAACAGGAAGATCAGTCGCGGCAGCCCATACAGGAAGTGCGTCATCGCGTTGAAGTAGCAAAGACGCTGCAGTGGCCTCAGACCCTTCGCAAACAGGGGATTATCCGTTCGCATGATCTGGATCATGCCGCGCGCCCAGCGGATGCGCTGCTTCACGTGGCCGCTCAGACGCTCCGTGGCCAGGCCCGCCGCCTGCGCGATGTTGATGTAAGCCGTGTTCCACCCGTTCATCTGCATGCGCAAGCTGGTGTGCGCATCCTCGGTCACGGTCTCCACGGCGATGCCGCCGATCTCGTCCAGCGCAGAGCGGCGCAGCACCGCGCACGACCCGCAGAAGAACGTCGCATTCCAGAAGTCGTTGGCGTCCTGCACAATGCCGTAGAACAGCTCGCCCTCGTTCGGGATCGACCGGAACTGCCCCAGGTTGCGCTCAAACGGGTCAGGCGAATAGAAGTGGTGCGGCGTCTGCAGCATGCCCAGGTTCGGGTCGCGCAGGAACCAGCCGATCGTCACCTGCAGAAACGAGCGTGTCGGTACGTGGTCACAGTCGAAAATCGCCACCAGTGGCGAATCCAGGCGCTCCAGCGCCCGGTTGATATTGCCTGCCTTGGCATGGAAATTATCTTCGCGGGTCATGTACCCGATGCCGGCTTCTTCCGCGAACTTGCGGAACTCCTCCCGCTTACCGTCATCCAGGATGTAGACGTTCAGCTTGTCTGCGGGCCAGTCGATGTTGATGGATGCCAGAGCGGTGTACCGCACCACGCTCAGCGGCTCGTTATACGTGGGGATCAGAAGATCGATCGAGGGCCACTCTTCCGGATCGTCCGGCAGCGGCACGGGCGTGCGGCGTAGGGGCCACAGTGTCTGCGTGTAACCCAGGTACAGGATCGAAAACGCGTAGACCTCCGCACCCAGCAGCATCAGGATGAAGAACGCGTCCAGCGGTCCCCACAGCGTATTGCCGGGATCGCGGAAGAAGTTCACCACCGTTGCAATACGCCAGTACGCGTACCGGAAGGTCGAAAAACACGACGCCATCATCAGCGTCAGCGTGATCAGGTACGAGCTCGACGAACGGTCCATCCAGACGCCGATCAGAACACTGACCACCCCCAGGACCGCCTGCTGCGGCCAGGTCAGTTCCAGGCTGCCGCAGTACAACAACATGCCAACGCAGGCCAGCACAACTAAGAACCGCACGAACCGTGCCACGGCAGAGGTGCCGGTCTCAAACTCCTTCCATACGGAAGCTCTCGTCATCGCTCGCTCCACCGCGCCGGGCGCGCGTAGCTCAGCCCGGGATCGGCGAGTTTCCGTACCCAGTTCGCCAGGTTCATGTAATCCGTTGCAATCGGAGCGCGCGGCGCGTAGTCAATCACGGTCATGCCTTCCGCCAGTGCTTCGGAAACGACCGGCGTGCGCTGCAGCATGATCGGCAGGAGACGGTCACCCAGGAACTGGCGCAGGACTTCACGCACGTCCAAATGCAGCGGCATCGAGGGGTCGTATTGGTTCAGCACGTAATAGGGCTTCACCGGCCGTCCGTCGATTCCGGTCACATCCTGGAACAGCCGCTCCACCGCCTGTGTGCCCAACACCGAGTTCATATCCGGGGCCACCGGCACCAGCACCCACGGGTTCGTTCCTGCCACCGCGCGGGCCAGCCACGCGCTGTTTACGCCGGCGTCCACCAGCACACGTTGCACCTGGCTCGAACGCCGGTGCAGGTCTTCCAGAACACGCTTCTGCCCCGCGTCGTCGTAGGCCCGGCCATCCGCGTCATAGCTCACCAGCACCACGGGCGCGTCGCTGCTCCCGGGTGGTGGAGAAAATGTCCGAACCGCGCCCGGCTTTTGCTCGCGAGCGCCAAAGTAGTACGGCAAAATGCCATGAACGTTGGTGTCCGCCAGCATCACCTTTTCGCCCAGGGCAGACAAGGCCCGGCCCAGGGTCGCCACGATGCTGGTCTTCCCCACGCCACCGCTGATCGACAACACGGACAGGAGAGGTGCAGGCCGCGCCCCAGAGCGCTCCCCGACGCGCGGTTCCCCGCTTTGCCGTTCCGACCCCATCAAACCGCTCAAGGCAAACCACCGCGCCGCCACCCGCTCCCGTGACTGCTGCAGCGTGTCTGCCGTTTCAGGCAACGGTCCCGCCACGACCACATTCGGGTCTGAGGAAGCTCGCGTCGGCCGGACCTCCGGATTCGATCGCTGCGAGCGCGGCCGCAGGTTGGAAGGCTGGCGCCTAAGCACCGGTCGCGGCCCCGGCACGCCAGGGTCACCAGGCGTCGCCGGAACATCCGGTCCCGCTCCACCCTCTACCTTTGCTGCCTCGGCAGGCTGCGCCGGCACACGTTCTCCGCTGAGCCATGCCGGAGGCGCCGCATGATCCGCCACACTCTCCGCATCCTGCTGCGACCGGGGCTGCCGAACCGTGCGAGCCACCGGTTCTCTGCCCGGCTGCCGTCGCCGCCGAAAGCCGCTCTCGCCCGTCCGCGGCAGGGATCGCCATTGCACGGTTTGCTCCTGGTGCGCGACCACTTCACCCGACTTCAACACCGCTTCCGCCAGCATGCCCGGCGACACGTCGCTCACTGGAGCCCTTGCGCCCTCGGCATCCTGCACGAAGCGGTCGAGCTTGTCTCGGCTCTCGGCTTCCGCTTGCGACCGAACTTCGCCCTCCGCCGCAGCCGCGTCGCGCTGGCGCGTCTCCTCCAGCGTCGGCTCCGCTTCCGTCTGCAACACTCGCCGCCGTGGGCCCGGAAGAAACATCCTCGGACTCTCGACATCCTCCAGAAGCCCACTCTTCTCAAACGGCAGCGGCGGCAATGTCTCTTCGCCGTTGCCACGGAGGTCCAGCGGGCTGAAGAACGGCACCCCGTGCTCCTTCACTGGTTCGCTCTTCGTCTCCTGCAAGGGGGCGTCACGGCGCCCTTCAGCACTGCTGGCAAGGAACACGGGACTTGGGTCATAGCGCTCCCTGACGACCTCCTCACCTGATCCCACTGCGACTGGACTTGCCTCCGGAACCGCCGCGGGTTCCGCTGTCTCCACAAAGATCTCGGGGACTCGCCGTTCTTCGACCGGTTGCTGGGGCACTTCGGACGGCGTCGCTCGCAGCGACAGCGGCGACGGTCGCACCGCGCGCACCGGACGCTCGCGTTCCCCGCTGACGCGGCTTGCAGGCCGGATATGCAGGTCCGAAGGCGCGCTCTCGCCACGTACTCTGGTTCGCGGCGACGGCGCAAAGACGCGCGCTACATGGTCTCCGTCGTAATAGTCCTCGTCCAGGTTGTAGCCGGTGTCCCGATCGTCCACAGCCGCAGCCGGTCGCCGCGACTCCGTCAATCCCAAGCCGGTGTCGCTGCGTTCCCCGGCAGCTTCCGTCATCGGCAGACCCCGGTCCGGCAGACCGTTCAGCGGCGACGGCGCAAACTGCGCATTTCCGCGGAACGCCACGATGGTGCCCGAGTCGAAGTCCTCCGAGCCAGGATGCATGGGATACACGTAGGCCTTCCGCTCGGTCGACACACGCGCCGGCCGTGCCGTTCGTACGCCGGGCGTCGACGCAAAGAACGCCGGGTCCACAGGCCCCGAGTAGTAGTACGGGTCCGAGGTCTCCCCCGGCAGCATGCGCCCTTTCGGTCCGGCCTGGGGCTTCGACTGCTCAGCCTCCGCGTATCTGGCGGCCTGTTCTTCGGCCCGCTTGCGCGCCTCCAGCATCTCTTCCTGCGCACGCTCGGCCATCACTCGCAGGTCTTCCGCGGATTGTTGCCGCCGCAGGGCCTCCTGCCGCTCCTGCTCTGCACGTTCCTCGGCACGCCGCAGTATCTCTTCGGCATGCCGTTTGGCTTCGGCATCCGCTGCAGCATCCGCCGCAGCCTTCGCTTCCGCCTGCCGGGACGCTTCAAGTTGTTTCTGTGCGCGCTCAACCTCTTGCTGGGCCGCCTCTTCCAGTTCGCGGGCAGCCTTCAGCTCCGCCTGCCGCTGCGCCTCTGCGGCACGAGCCCGCTGCTGCGCCCGGTACTCCCGGCGCGATGCGGAAAAGTCGCGGTACTTGGCTCCGGGCAGATTTGCCCACGAGTACAGAATCGCGACATCTTCCGGTGTCTCCGGAGCCAGGGGCTGCTCGTCGGCCCTTGCGTTTGCGTTGTCCACTCGTCGCTCCACTGGCAATCGCGATGTCTGCGTTTGGGGGAGTCACGCCGCCAGCCCGGAAACCGGATAGAGCCGTGGTATGACGTGCATCGCCTGTTGTGCAGTACTTGGGTCTGAGGCTACGTCGCACATGGGGTGAAGTCAACGAATTCGCCCTGCAACAAAAGTGTCAAACGCGTACCCGGAGGACTCATTCAGACGGGCCGAAATTCCGCTAAAATCCGCGAACATCTCGACATTTCCGGCGAGGAAACCAGCACCGTGATCCCCGTCCGAAGAGCTAGCTGCCGTTGCACCACGAGCCGTGCTCTGCTACTATCAGTCCTGTTGAGCGGGAGTAGCTCAGTGGTAGAGTGCTTCCTTGCCAAGGAAGATGTCGCGGGTTCAAATCCCGTCTCCCGCTCCAGGATTTCCTCAGTCCCCTTCAGGACCAGTTCCGCGTAGCAAAGCTCCCATCTCCGGTTGAGCACTGCAGCGGCAGGGGCGCGGTACCCAAGTGGTAAGGGAGAGGTCTGCAAAACCTTTATGCGTCGGTTCGATTCCGACCCGCGCCTCCATTCCTCAACCTCCCAGCATTCATAGAAGCAATAGAAAAGGCACAGCGTTCGCTGTGCCTTTTTGCTTTTCGCGAATCGACTTACCGCGAAACGCCCTCCAGCGGCGAACTCGCCGACGCGTAGAGCCGTCGCGGCATCCGGCCGGCCAGGTACGCCTGCCGCCCCGCCAGAACCGCGTGCCCCATCGCCTCCGCCATCAGAACCGGATTCTTCGCCTCGGCGATCGCCGTGTTCATCAGCACCGCATCGAACCCCATTTCCATCGCGACGGCAGCGTCGCTCGCGGTTCCAACCCCGGCGTCCACAATCAGCGGAACTTCGGTGATCAGCTCGCGCAGAATGCGAAGGTTCGCCGTGTTCTGCAGGCCAAGGCCCGACCCGATCGGCGCTCCCAGCGGCATCACCGCCGCCGCTCCCACGTCGATCAGCCTCTTTGCAAACACAATGTCATCAGAGGTATACGGCAGAACTGTGAAGCCTTCCTTCACGAGTACCTCGGTTGCCATCAGCGTCCCGGCCACATCGGGATACAGCGTCCTCTGGTCCCCGATCACCTCGATCTTCACCCAGTCCGACAGGCCGACTTCACGCGCCAGCATCGCCGCGCGGATCGCCTCCTCCCCCGTGTAACAACCCGCCGTATTCGGCAGCAGGAAGTACCGCTCCGGGTCCAGGTAGTCCAGCAGGGACTCGGTCGAGCGGTCCAGGTTCACGCGACGCACCGCGACCGTCACCATCTCCGCGCCGCTGCGCTCCACCGCGTCTCGCGTCTCCGGGCCGTCCTTGTACTTGCCCGTGCCCACGATCAGCCGCGACTCAAACGCCTTGCCCGCAATCACCAGAGGTTCCATAGAACCATTCTAAGAGCGTTGCGCCTTCATCGTCCCATCGTCCCGGGCGCGCTCCGCGCCACTTTGCCGACCCCCTCAGCAACCACCCGCAAAAGCAAAGGCCCACACCGTTTCCGGTGCAGGCCTCTAACTTTCGGTGAACTGTTGAGATTGACCTGAGGCGTCCACTCTTGCGGAGGGCCTCGGCGGAGTACAGCCGAAACGACGTTCAGTTCGGCGAAATGCCAGGTCTAGAGCGAACGCTCTAAGCCTCAGTCACCTCACGTGTTGAACCACATAAACTACTGTCAGATTTCATAGGCTGGATCATCCTCCTTTCCCGTGTAAGAGTGTTGTACGCCTTGCTCCGGGGGTGGTGCAAGTGCCGGATTGCGCCAGCGGCGGTGGGCACCCCGACCGGGTGAAACGAACCCGCCAGCACAGCCCTGACCGGCCATCCGCTTGGCCCCGACTCGAGTCACCTCGCCCTTCCTATACTGGAAGGACCTGATGCTCGCCGAGATCGCAACGCTCGCTTTCGCCCTTCTGCTGGGCCTTGCCTTTGGCAGCTTCCTCAACGTCTGCATCGCGCGCCTTCCAAGTGGTGAGTCGGTCGTTACTCCGCGCTCCCATTGCAGATCGTGCAACGCACCTCTGCGCAAGCGGGACAACATCCCGCTCCTCAGCTATCTCCTGCTGCGCGGACGCTGCCACGCCTGCGGCGCTCCCATCCCAATCCGCTATCCACTGGTAGAAGTCGCAACCGCCATCTGGTTCGCCCTCAGTGCCCTGCCACTTGCCCGCCTGCTCGCCGACCCCGCCAGCAGCGGCGACGCCCTGCTCGCGTCCGCGGTCCACTTCGTCGCCATGGCCGTGCTGGGCTTCCTACTAATCGGCCTCGCCGTCATGGACTGGACCGACCCGCGCCCCACCGGCTACCTGCCGAACGAGTTCACCCTCGGGGGCCTGGCCGCCGGCATCTTCTTCACTTTCGCCGAGTCGTTCTTCGTGCCACCTGTAGCGGTCAAGACCCTCTTCACCCCAGAAGAGGTCTTCATCGCCCACCGCCTGCTCGCCGCCCTGCTCGGCTTTTTGGTTCTCTGGCTCATCCGCACCGTATACCGCCTCGTCCGCAAGCGGCCCGGCATGGGTGCTGGCGACGCCCGCCTGCTCGCCATGATGGGCAGCTTTCTCGGCCTGGCCCCGCTCTGCGTCGCATTCCTGGTCGGCACCGGCCTCGCCGCCATCGTCGGCGCCGCACTTCTCGTCACCCGGCGAGGCACCGCCGCGACCCCTCTGCGCTACGGCAGCTTCCTCGCGGTCGGCGGCCTCTTCGCCGCCCTCTGGGGAGACCGCCTCGCCACCTGGTACCTCTCTCTTTTCCGGTAGTCCGACCCGGCTGCAACATGACCGTCACTGCGAACCAGCGGCTGAACACGCGGGGCCGCCCGGTCATCCGCTCGGCGCTAATATAGAAGCTGATGAACACGGCGCATCCCTACATCTGGAATTACATTCCGCTCGCCTTCCAACTGCTCATCGCCATCGGCATGGCCGGTGGCATGGTCGGCGCTTCGTATTTCATCGGCAAGAAGCGCCAGAGCCGGGTCAAGGCAGGCGCCTATGAATGCGGCATGGAACCCATCGGCGACGCCCGCGGCCGCTTCTCGGTCCGCTTCTACATGGTCGCCATGCTCTTCATCCTCTTCGACGTCGAAGCCGTCTTCATGCTTCCCTGGGCCGTGATCTTCCGCCAGCTCCACGGCATCACCGGCTCGCGCCTCTTCGGCTTCTGGGAAATGCTCGTATACCTCGGCTTCGTCGCCGTCGGCCTCTTCTACGTCTGGAAGAAGGGCATCCTCGACTGGTCCAACGACCGCGCCGACCTGTAGCCCGGCCTAAGCCGGCCCAAACGCTGGCTGACGCGCAATCAAGGTGTGTGAGGAAGCTTCAGCTTCCAAGGTAGAAACTCAACCTCACCGCAAACGGGCTTTAGCCCCCGAGGTAGAAAATGTCAGAACCAATCCTTGGCCTCGAAGCCGTCGAAGCAGCCCTCCCCGGCAACGCCGGTATCGCCGCTCTCCGCAGCCTCGCCGCCCGCGTCAAGTGGGACCGCAACGAGCTGACCATCACCGTCGCGCCAGAGAACATCGTTGCCGCCGCTCGCGCCGTCCAGGCCGCCGGTTACAACTTCTTTGAGGACTGCACCGCCGTCGACTGGTACCCGTCCGAGCCGCGCTTCCAGGTCACCTACCACATCGTTTCGCACAGCTTGAAGCAGCGCATCCGCCTGGCCGTCATGCTCTCGGGCGACGACCCCGCGGTCGAAACCATCACCTCCGTCTGGCCCTCCGCCAACTTCTACGAGCGCGAGGTCTTCGACCTCTTCGGCATTCACATCACTGGTCATCCCAACCTCACCCGCATCATGATGCCGACCGACTGGAAGGGCCACCCGCTCCGCAAGGACTACCCCGTCGAAGGCTACCGCTAGACCGTCGCTGTTCCCTGTTCCCTGAACCCTGTTTCCTAGCCTGAAAGGCTCTTTCCATGGCGACCATCACACCTCCCGAAGTTCTCATCCCCGGCATCGACGACGTCATCCACGACGCCCAGAAGCACGCCAAGGATCCCGGCGGCGAACAGACCATGGTCCTCAACATGGGGCCGCAGCACCCGTCCACCCACGGCGTGCTCCGCCTGGTGCTCGAGATCGATGGCGAAACCGTCGTCTCCCTCGCGCCCGACATCGGCTACCTCCACACCGGCATTGAGAAGACCTGCGAAGCCAAGTTCTACCAGCAGATCGTCCCGCTCACCGACCGCATCGACTATCTCTCGCCCATGTCGAACGAGCTCTGCTACGTGCTCGCGGTCGAGAAGCTCCTCCAGCTTGAGATCCCAGACCGCGCCCAGACCCTGCGCGTCCTCATGAATGAGCTCACCCGCATCCAGTCCCATCTGGTCTGGCTCGGAACGCACGCCATGGACATCGGCGCGCTCACCGTCTTCCTCTACTGCTTCCGCGAACGCGAAGAGATCCTCCGCATCTTCGAAATGCTCAGCGGTCAGCGCATGATGGCCAGCTACTTCCGCGTTGGTGGCGTCAGCATGGAACCGCCACTCGACTTCTGGCCCAAGGTCCGCAAGTTCCTCAAGATCATGCCGGAGAAGATCGCCGAGTACGAAGCCCTGCTCAGCGGCAACCCCATCTGGATCTCGCGCCTCAAGGGCGTTGGCCCTCTGTCCGCGGCGGACGCGATCGCACTCGGCGTCTCCGGCCCGCCGCTGCGCGCCTCCGGCGTCGATTGGGATCTGCGCCGCGACATGCCCTACTCCGGCTATGAGAAGTACCAGTTCAAGGTGCCCACCAGCACCGTGGGCGATGTGTGGGCGCGCTACGCCGTCCGCATGGAAGAGATGTACGAGTCGGTCAAGATCTGCACCCAGGCGCTCGACCGCATGCCCGAAGGCGCAATTGTCGCCGACGCTCCCAAGATCGTCCTTCCGGAACGCGAGCAGATGAAGACCCAGATGGAGTCCCTCATCCATCACTTCAAGATCGTCACCGAGGGCTTCGCCGTCCCCGCGGGCGAGGTCTTCCAGACCATCGACTCTCCGCGCGGCCTCATGGGCTACTACGTCGTCTCCGACGGCACCGCCAAGCCGCTGCGCGTCCACATGCGTAACCCCAGCTTCGCCACGCTGCAGGCGCTTGAGACCATGTGTAAGGGCAAGCTGCTGGGCGACGTCGTCGCTGTCATCGGCTCCATCGACATCGTTCTCGGCGAAATCGATCGCTAACCCCATCTCACCTACCGCCCTACCGAAGCGCGCCTTTCCCAAGTGGGCGCGCTTCTTCGTTGGGCATCCATCTCCCACGCGTTCAGGTCCACATGCTCCAGAAGCTTCTTTGGCCGTTTCACACGGAGGGCGTCATCCTCCTCGCGCTTCCCGCGATCGCGGCCCTGTCCCTGCTTCTGCGCCGCCCCGGCATGAATGCCTCTTTTCTGCGGAACCGCCGATCGATCCTTCGCTGGGCCGGCATCCTCGGTCTCGCCGCTGCGGCCTTCTTCCTTCTCGCCGACATCGCGACCATCCCCCAGCAGCGCTCCTTTCAGGACGACGAGAGCTCCGTTCTCTCCGTCGCCGCGGCCTGGGTGCATCACCAGCCCATGTACCCCTCGCTGGACGCGCCCGTCGACTACGGCGTTCTCTACGGCCCGGCCACCTACCTGCTCTTCACCCTGCCCATGCTCTTCCATGCGGAGAACGTCATGGCCTACCAGGCCTGGGTCGCCCTCGGACTCGCCGCTATGCTGGCGTTTTCCTTCGTGGCGATGCGTCGCCTTGCGCGACCCGCAGTCGCCGCCGCAGCCTTCGGCTACTACGTCTTCACAGTCGGCCTGAAAGCCGCAAACCAGTGGAGCAACAAGGGCGACCCCTGGATCCTGCTCTTCCTCGCCGTGGCGTTCTGGGCCGCTCTACGCCTCAAGCCGCGGCAAGCCGACGTCACCATCGCGCTCTGCGGTGCAGTCCTCATCGACATCAAAGCCAATCTCTTCCTGCTCGCGCTTCTGCCCTTCCTGCTTGTCTCCCGGCCCGACAGGAAGGCCCGCACAACCGCGATCCTGGCCATCCCCGGCATGGTGCTCCTCGCCCTAGTCCCGTTCCTTCTCCCCGGCATCAGCCTCTCTGGCTACGGCATACAGCTCGCCCTCGCCTCGCGCCACGGCCTGTCGCGCTCCCTGTTCCTCATCAACGTCATGTACTTCGTCCGCGTCTTCGCCCTGCCGTTCGGCGCGAGCCTCTGGATGCTTCACCGCGGTGACCCCGAGCGTGCCTCCCGCTATCTCCACCGCCGGCGGTCCTTCCTGCTCCTGCTTGCAGCCGCCTCCCTGGTCGCTGTCGTCACTGGCGCAAAAAACGGAGCGGGTGCATGGCACCTCGTCCCGCTCGGGCTGCCCTTTGCCCTTGTCATCGCGGAGATGTGGAACGAAGCTCCGCCACTCACCCCCGCCAATCTTCCCCTGCGCCTCGCGCCTGCCCTGTGGGTCTTCGGCACGCTCGCCGTGCACGGCATCGAACGCACCGCCGACGCCATCCACACCCGCTTCTACAACGACATCCCCTCGCTCAACGAGTACGATTTCGCAGACGTTCAGCGCGACATGCTCCAGGTGCAGGCCGATCACCCCGGCGACACGCTTCAGGTCGGCGTCAGCGGCGGCCACGAGTACACGCTCACCCGCCTCCGCTACCTCTACGTC contains:
- a CDS encoding thiazole synthase, which produces MEPLVIAGKAFESRLIVGTGKYKDGPETRDAVERSGAEMVTVAVRRVNLDRSTESLLDYLDPERYFLLPNTAGCYTGEEAIRAAMLAREVGLSDWVKIEVIGDQRTLYPDVAGTLMATEVLVKEGFTVLPYTSDDIVFAKRLIDVGAAAVMPLGAPIGSGLGLQNTANLRILRELITEVPLIVDAGVGTASDAAVAMEMGFDAVLMNTAIAEAKNPVLMAEAMGHAVLAGRQAYLAGRMPRRLYASASSPLEGVSR
- the nuoD gene encoding NADH dehydrogenase (quinone) subunit D encodes the protein MATITPPEVLIPGIDDVIHDAQKHAKDPGGEQTMVLNMGPQHPSTHGVLRLVLEIDGETVVSLAPDIGYLHTGIEKTCEAKFYQQIVPLTDRIDYLSPMSNELCYVLAVEKLLQLEIPDRAQTLRVLMNELTRIQSHLVWLGTHAMDIGALTVFLYCFREREEILRIFEMLSGQRMMASYFRVGGVSMEPPLDFWPKVRKFLKIMPEKIAEYEALLSGNPIWISRLKGVGPLSAADAIALGVSGPPLRASGVDWDLRRDMPYSGYEKYQFKVPTSTVGDVWARYAVRMEEMYESVKICTQALDRMPEGAIVADAPKIVLPEREQMKTQMESLIHHFKIVTEGFAVPAGEVFQTIDSPRGLMGYYVVSDGTAKPLRVHMRNPSFATLQALETMCKGKLLGDVVAVIGSIDIVLGEIDR
- a CDS encoding NADH-quinone oxidoreductase subunit A, with product MNTAHPYIWNYIPLAFQLLIAIGMAGGMVGASYFIGKKRQSRVKAGAYECGMEPIGDARGRFSVRFYMVAMLFILFDVEAVFMLPWAVIFRQLHGITGSRLFGFWEMLVYLGFVAVGLFYVWKKGILDWSNDRADL
- a CDS encoding prepilin peptidase; this encodes MLAEIATLAFALLLGLAFGSFLNVCIARLPSGESVVTPRSHCRSCNAPLRKRDNIPLLSYLLLRGRCHACGAPIPIRYPLVEVATAIWFALSALPLARLLADPASSGDALLASAVHFVAMAVLGFLLIGLAVMDWTDPRPTGYLPNEFTLGGLAAGIFFTFAESFFVPPVAVKTLFTPEEVFIAHRLLAALLGFLVLWLIRTVYRLVRKRPGMGAGDARLLAMMGSFLGLAPLCVAFLVGTGLAAIVGAALLVTRRGTAATPLRYGSFLAVGGLFAALWGDRLATWYLSLFR
- a CDS encoding cellulose synthase operon protein YhjQ/BcsQ; the protein is MDNANARADEQPLAPETPEDVAILYSWANLPGAKYRDFSASRREYRAQQRARAAEAQRQAELKAARELEEAAQQEVERAQKQLEASRQAEAKAAADAAADAEAKRHAEEILRRAEERAEQERQEALRRQQSAEDLRVMAERAQEEMLEARKRAEEQAARYAEAEQSKPQAGPKGRMLPGETSDPYYYSGPVDPAFFASTPGVRTARPARVSTERKAYVYPMHPGSEDFDSGTIVAFRGNAQFAPSPLNGLPDRGLPMTEAAGERSDTGLGLTESRRPAAAVDDRDTGYNLDEDYYDGDHVARVFAPSPRTRVRGESAPSDLHIRPASRVSGERERPVRAVRPSPLSLRATPSEVPQQPVEERRVPEIFVETAEPAAVPEASPVAVGSGEEVVRERYDPSPVFLASSAEGRRDAPLQETKSEPVKEHGVPFFSPLDLRGNGEETLPPLPFEKSGLLEDVESPRMFLPGPRRRVLQTEAEPTLEETRQRDAAAAEGEVRSQAEAESRDKLDRFVQDAEGARAPVSDVSPGMLAEAVLKSGEVVAHQEQTVQWRSLPRTGESGFRRRRQPGREPVARTVRQPRSQQDAESVADHAAPPAWLSGERVPAQPAEAAKVEGGAGPDVPATPGDPGVPGPRPVLRRQPSNLRPRSQRSNPEVRPTRASSDPNVVVAGPLPETADTLQQSRERVAARWFALSGLMGSERQSGEPRVGERSGARPAPLLSVLSISGGVGKTSIVATLGRALSALGEKVMLADTNVHGILPYYFGAREQKPGAVRTFSPPPGSSDAPVVLVSYDADGRAYDDAGQKRVLEDLHRRSSQVQRVLVDAGVNSAWLARAVAGTNPWVLVPVAPDMNSVLGTQAVERLFQDVTGIDGRPVKPYYVLNQYDPSMPLHLDVREVLRQFLGDRLLPIMLQRTPVVSEALAEGMTVIDYAPRAPIATDYMNLANWVRKLADPGLSYARPARWSER
- a CDS encoding NADH-quinone oxidoreductase subunit C, whose protein sequence is MSEPILGLEAVEAALPGNAGIAALRSLAARVKWDRNELTITVAPENIVAAARAVQAAGYNFFEDCTAVDWYPSEPRFQVTYHIVSHSLKQRIRLAVMLSGDDPAVETITSVWPSANFYEREVFDLFGIHITGHPNLTRIMMPTDWKGHPLRKDYPVEGYR